In Lacibacter sp. H375, one DNA window encodes the following:
- the dnaA gene encoding chromosomal replication initiator protein DnaA yields MTKTADQVWKSCLTIIKDIVEWQHFKTWFEPIKPVELKNKILTIQVPSQFFFEYLEEHYVTLLAKTLKRELGKDANLEYRIMMDSGNNNNQPITMDVPGHGYKTYTNNEMDFPLVISNPVKNPFVIPGLKKVQIDPQLNPNYTFDSFIEGDCNRVARRAGKTVADKPGATSFNPLVIYGGVGLGKTHLAQAVGNEVKRQHPNKVVLYVSSEKFINQFVDHSRNNAINDFIHFYQLVDVLIIDDVQFFNRAEKSQDAFFAIFNHLHQSGKQLILSSDKPPKDLEGVQERLLSRFRWGLSADLQMPDYETRIEILEKKMKNDGLDMHKDVVKYIAYNINTNIRELEGALISLLAQSSLNKKEIDLDLAKKVLKNFVKTSSKEITIDAIQKMVCDYFDVPYEKLLQKTRKREIVQARQITMYLAKTFTKNSLKTIGEHFGGRDHTTVIHSCQTVKDLMDTDSMFKESVLELQQKVQLAAM; encoded by the coding sequence ATGACGAAAACGGCTGATCAAGTTTGGAAAAGTTGTTTAACCATTATTAAGGATATAGTAGAGTGGCAACATTTCAAAACATGGTTTGAACCAATCAAACCGGTTGAATTAAAAAATAAGATCCTTACCATTCAAGTACCCAGCCAGTTCTTTTTTGAATACCTGGAAGAACATTATGTTACTTTACTTGCCAAAACATTGAAACGTGAATTAGGTAAAGATGCTAATCTTGAATATCGCATCATGATGGATAGTGGTAATAATAATAACCAACCCATCACAATGGATGTTCCCGGTCATGGTTATAAAACATATACAAATAACGAAATGGATTTTCCGCTAGTGATAAGTAACCCCGTCAAGAACCCGTTTGTAATACCGGGCTTGAAAAAGGTGCAGATTGATCCGCAGCTAAATCCTAACTATACGTTTGATTCATTTATTGAAGGCGATTGTAACCGTGTTGCCCGCAGAGCCGGTAAAACAGTTGCAGATAAACCCGGCGCTACTTCATTTAATCCTTTAGTGATTTATGGTGGTGTAGGTTTAGGTAAAACTCACCTTGCTCAAGCTGTAGGTAATGAAGTGAAACGTCAGCACCCCAATAAAGTGGTGTTGTATGTAAGCTCGGAGAAATTCATCAACCAGTTTGTTGATCACAGCCGCAACAATGCTATTAACGATTTCATCCATTTTTATCAATTGGTTGATGTGTTGATCATTGATGACGTGCAGTTCTTCAACCGTGCAGAAAAATCACAGGATGCTTTCTTTGCCATTTTCAATCATCTTCATCAAAGTGGTAAGCAGCTGATCCTGTCATCAGACAAACCACCAAAAGATCTCGAAGGTGTGCAGGAGCGTTTACTTAGCCGTTTCCGTTGGGGTTTGAGTGCCGATCTTCAAATGCCCGACTACGAAACACGTATCGAGATACTGGAGAAGAAAATGAAGAATGATGGATTGGATATGCATAAAGATGTGGTAAAGTATATCGCTTATAACATCAATACCAATATTCGTGAGCTCGAAGGAGCACTTATTTCATTATTGGCACAATCCTCGCTGAATAAAAAGGAGATCGATCTTGATCTTGCTAAAAAAGTGCTGAAAAACTTCGTTAAAACATCATCTAAGGAAATTACTATCGACGCCATTCAGAAAATGGTGTGCGATTACTTTGATGTGCCTTATGAAAAACTGTTACAAAAAACACGCAAGCGTGAAATTGTACAGGCCCGTCAGATTACGATGTACCTGGCAAAGACATTTACAAAGAATTCTCTTAAAACTATTGGTGAACATTTTGGAGGAAGAGACCATACAACGGTTATCCACTCCTGCCAAACAGTAAAAGACCTGATGGATACAGACAGTATGTTTAAAGAAAGTGTACTTGAGCTGCAGCAGAAAGTTCAACTGGCTGCGATGTAA
- a CDS encoding response regulator transcription factor — protein MKPRILLVEDNKELLEVIAEELHDHYEVLKATDGVQALKLLSTEAVQLVISDVMMPVMDGFELCKEIKSNFEYSHIPVILLTAKNTLQAKIEGLSLGADAYIEKPFETEYLQAHVASLLNNRKKLRDYFVNTPFAHLKSVAHNKSDELFFEKLNHLIQTNIEDHALDVDKLAKLMNMGRTSLFRKIKSVTDLTPNELINITRLKKAAELLSVGEYKIYEVSDMVGFGSQTNFGRIFLKQFGMTPTEYQKNKHPKGSEGDDKSK, from the coding sequence ATGAAACCAAGAATTCTTTTAGTGGAAGATAACAAAGAGCTACTGGAAGTAATTGCTGAAGAACTACATGATCATTATGAAGTGCTGAAAGCAACGGATGGTGTGCAGGCGTTAAAACTTCTGTCAACTGAAGCAGTTCAATTAGTGATAAGTGATGTAATGATGCCGGTAATGGATGGATTTGAATTATGTAAAGAGATCAAATCAAACTTTGAGTACAGTCATATCCCGGTTATTTTACTTACTGCAAAAAATACACTGCAGGCAAAAATAGAAGGCTTGAGCCTGGGTGCAGATGCCTATATTGAAAAACCGTTTGAAACGGAATATCTGCAGGCGCATGTTGCAAGCTTACTCAACAACCGGAAAAAGTTAAGAGACTATTTTGTAAATACTCCGTTTGCTCATCTCAAATCAGTTGCGCATAATAAATCTGATGAGTTGTTTTTTGAAAAACTCAATCATCTTATTCAAACCAATATTGAAGATCATGCCTTGGATGTTGACAAACTTGCGAAGCTCATGAATATGGGACGCACCAGTTTGTTCCGTAAGATCAAGTCTGTAACCGATCTTACACCAAATGAACTGATCAATATTACAAGATTAAAAAAGGCTGCCGAACTGCTGTCGGTTGGTGAATACAAGATCTATGAAGTATCTGATATGGTTGGGTTTGGCTCACAAACAAATTTTGGCAGGATCTTTTTAAAGCAATTCGGAATGACACCAACTGAATACCAGAAAAATAAGCATCCAAAAGGATCTGAAGGTGACGATAAATCAAAATGA
- a CDS encoding ligand-binding sensor domain-containing protein, translating into MLHCSLLGQSYYFRRYQVENGLSHNSVICAMQDKRGFMWFGTKDGLNRFDGYSFKTFRKDAADSTSIGNNFIQSLYEDKQGRMYVGTDKGLYQYIDKTEEFRLLPSTKEHSIFKLTGDTKGNLWFISGFAACKYSLANKTLDYFDHPTFFIASALCTTADGNVWVGTATGELKKYQAANRSFTSIPLFKNTDDTKYKYIETIVQTNTGQLLAGTNNADVKLIDPIKETYVDLPLTLKRETNFYVKRILQVSPNEFWLGTAAGIFVYNLQTGKGTQLEKNYSNPFSLSDNAVETMCSDNEGGIWVGTYFGGVNYFPKQVTAFTKFIPAKNENSLSGNVVREIKKDSAGNFWIGTEDAGLNKYNPTTGTFTHYEATGKPGSLSFFNLHGLEVSRNEVWIGTFEHGLDVMDMRTGKIFKHFQVGTGSVLASNFIYCINAIDHENILIGATLGIYRYDRKNDRLERVEGFPEWDWYTGILKDDNGTIWATTFGRGIHFYNPATGKRGTILHNENDPNSLSSDRVNSVFKDSRNNLWFTTEEGLCKWNEQSNNFTRYGTANGFPSNFMFSILESTAGELWISTTKGLVRFVPTLGKADVFTTANGLISDQFNYSSAFKDEDGRMYFGSTKGLISFHPKEFRQSAFVPPVYITNFEIANQETGIGKKGSPLKASITYTDTIVLTHDQSTFSIDFAALGYTATETIQYAYQMEELSNNWVNLKKNRRVDFAELPTGTYHFRLKAMNSYGIASPIEKNLIIRILPPWWLSTYAYVAYFILLMLLIYFIIRYYHQRMEEKNKQKFEKLEVAKEREVLEMRLIKNKELLDAKVDFFTNVAHEIKTPLTLIKVPLSRITRKAEALPELERSLKIMNRNTNRLIELTNQLLDFRQTEIDKFHLSFVHTNVTQLVEDACNDFSDLAEEYGLSFSTQIPGEALFANIDVDAFNKIINNLIGNALKFADKKVMIELLPFHKDEQSFSIRVKNDGYLIPVELKEKIFEPFYRISETEAQTGSGIGLALALSLTQLHGGSLILDEQTENMNCFLLTLPLNNEINSSEISA; encoded by the coding sequence ATGCTTCATTGTTCTTTACTAGGACAATCCTATTATTTCAGACGCTATCAGGTTGAAAATGGCCTTTCGCACAATAGTGTGATCTGTGCCATGCAGGATAAGAGAGGCTTTATGTGGTTTGGAACAAAAGATGGTTTAAACCGATTCGATGGTTATTCGTTTAAAACATTCAGAAAAGATGCTGCAGACAGTACCAGCATTGGCAACAACTTTATTCAATCATTATACGAGGATAAACAAGGAAGGATGTATGTAGGTACTGACAAAGGTTTGTATCAATACATTGATAAAACAGAAGAGTTCAGACTTTTACCCTCAACGAAAGAACACAGCATTTTTAAACTTACCGGTGATACAAAAGGTAACTTGTGGTTTATCTCAGGTTTTGCGGCTTGCAAGTATTCATTGGCAAATAAAACACTTGATTATTTCGATCATCCAACTTTCTTTATTGCAAGCGCATTATGTACTACAGCTGATGGAAACGTATGGGTTGGTACTGCTACAGGTGAATTAAAAAAATACCAGGCCGCCAACCGTTCATTTACCAGCATTCCACTATTTAAAAATACTGACGATACCAAATACAAATACATTGAAACCATCGTGCAAACAAATACCGGACAATTATTGGCAGGTACGAACAATGCTGATGTTAAATTAATTGATCCGATAAAAGAAACGTACGTTGACCTACCACTAACCCTAAAACGTGAAACTAATTTTTATGTAAAACGGATCCTGCAGGTTTCACCAAATGAATTCTGGCTTGGTACTGCAGCCGGCATTTTTGTTTACAACCTGCAAACAGGCAAAGGTACTCAGTTAGAAAAAAACTACAGTAACCCCTTCTCACTTTCTGATAATGCCGTTGAAACAATGTGCAGCGATAATGAAGGGGGTATTTGGGTGGGAACTTATTTTGGCGGTGTCAATTATTTTCCGAAACAGGTTACAGCTTTTACAAAATTCATCCCTGCAAAGAATGAAAATTCGCTCAGCGGAAATGTTGTAAGAGAAATAAAAAAAGATAGTGCTGGTAACTTCTGGATAGGTACTGAAGATGCTGGACTCAACAAATACAATCCTACCACTGGAACGTTTACACATTATGAAGCAACAGGCAAACCGGGCAGTCTTTCATTTTTTAATTTGCATGGACTGGAAGTTTCACGCAACGAAGTATGGATAGGCACATTTGAGCATGGCTTAGATGTAATGGATATGCGAACAGGGAAAATTTTCAAACATTTTCAGGTTGGTACCGGCAGCGTTTTGGCAAGCAACTTTATTTATTGTATTAATGCCATTGATCACGAAAATATTTTAATTGGAGCAACACTTGGCATTTACAGATACGATCGAAAAAATGATCGACTGGAACGTGTTGAAGGATTCCCTGAATGGGATTGGTACACCGGAATACTAAAAGATGATAATGGAACTATCTGGGCAACAACGTTTGGACGAGGTATTCATTTTTACAATCCGGCTACTGGTAAAAGGGGAACTATTCTTCACAATGAAAATGACCCAAACAGTTTAAGCAGCGACCGTGTAAATTCTGTGTTCAAAGACAGCCGGAACAACTTGTGGTTTACAACAGAAGAGGGGTTGTGCAAATGGAATGAGCAAAGCAACAATTTCACACGCTATGGAACCGCCAATGGATTTCCCAGCAATTTTATGTTTTCCATTCTGGAATCAACAGCTGGTGAACTTTGGATCAGCACTACAAAAGGACTTGTGCGTTTTGTTCCAACTCTTGGGAAAGCAGATGTTTTTACCACAGCTAACGGATTGATCAGTGATCAGTTTAATTACAGTTCTGCATTTAAAGATGAAGATGGTCGCATGTATTTTGGCAGCACTAAAGGGCTTATCAGTTTTCATCCGAAAGAATTCAGGCAATCGGCGTTCGTCCCTCCTGTCTATATTACAAATTTTGAAATTGCAAATCAGGAAACAGGTATTGGTAAGAAAGGGTCTCCGCTGAAAGCATCTATCACTTATACCGATACGATCGTACTTACACATGATCAATCAACATTCAGTATTGACTTTGCGGCACTTGGATATACAGCAACAGAAACGATCCAGTATGCTTACCAGATGGAAGAATTATCGAACAACTGGGTGAATCTGAAAAAAAACAGAAGAGTTGATTTTGCTGAACTACCTACGGGAACCTATCATTTCAGATTAAAAGCAATGAACAGCTATGGCATTGCAAGCCCCATTGAAAAAAATCTGATCATCCGCATATTACCACCATGGTGGTTGAGTACCTACGCTTACGTCGCTTATTTCATTCTTCTAATGCTACTTATTTATTTCATCATTCGTTATTATCATCAACGGATGGAAGAAAAGAACAAACAGAAATTTGAAAAGCTCGAAGTTGCTAAAGAACGAGAAGTATTAGAAATGAGATTGATAAAGAACAAAGAACTGCTCGACGCAAAAGTTGATTTCTTCACCAACGTGGCGCATGAAATTAAAACGCCGCTTACACTTATTAAAGTACCCCTTTCAAGAATTACACGGAAAGCGGAAGCACTTCCTGAGCTGGAAAGAAGTCTGAAAATAATGAACCGGAATACCAATCGATTGATTGAACTCACTAATCAGTTGTTGGATTTCAGACAAACTGAAATTGACAAATTCCATCTTTCCTTTGTACACACAAATGTTACGCAGCTTGTTGAAGATGCCTGTAATGACTTTTCTGATCTCGCAGAAGAATACGGTCTTTCATTTTCAACCCAAATACCAGGAGAAGCATTGTTTGCGAACATTGATGTGGATGCGTTTAATAAGATCATCAACAATCTTATTGGCAATGCTTTAAAATTTGCAGATAAAAAAGTGATGATCGAATTACTTCCTTTTCATAAGGATGAACAGTCATTCAGCATCAGGGTTAAAAACGATGGCTATTTGATCCCTGTTGAACTAAAAGAAAAAATATTTGAGCCTTTTTACCGCATCAGTGAAACAGAAGCACAAACAGGTTCCGGAATAGGTTTAGCTTTGGCTCTGTCGCTTACACAGCTGCATGGTGGCTCACTTATCCTTGATGAACAAACAGAGAATATGAATTGTTTTTTGCTCACATTACCGCTCAATAATGAAATAAACTCTTCGGAAATTTCAGCGTAA
- a CDS encoding SusC/RagA family TonB-linked outer membrane protein, whose protein sequence is MKELVTIKAGKRAIALLAMLLCLSVTLFAQDNEITVKGNVSSDSAVLQGVTVQLKADVKRATQTDEKGNFSIRVPAKGTLVISSVGFETQEIAINGKTTINVVLKNASGNLGDVVIIGFGGTQKKASMVSSITTVDVKTLKGPTGNLTNTLAGRIPGVISFQRSGEPGLGTDNSAFYIRGLSTFGTGKQDPLILIDGVESSPTDLARLQPDDISDFSVLKDAAAASVYGARGANGVVLVNTRTGKEGVAKFSFRAENRVSSNTKNFNMADNITYMQLANEAALTRSPLAVQPYSQNKIEHTKAGDDPYLYPNNNWIEQLIKKYTVNQSYNLNVSGGTNRTRYYVAGTYNQDNGLLKLDPINNFNSNIKLKNYSIRSNINLNLSANTELIIRMYGQFDDYNGPIGGGSATFNNALWSNQVMFPAVYPQSKLPYITHPLFGSARTVDANGLTSTLYVNPYAQMVRGYSVYKTSNLQPQVELKQDLGFVTPGLSFRTMGYLRRYSFYSVDRSYNPFYYSAIVDPTTQDYNLTVLNDGSATSIGTVGTEYLGYAEGNKVVDSRFWLEGSVTYNRTFKKHTVGGNVIAVISNYETGNAGSVTASLPQRNQTLSGRFTYGFDNRYLAEFNFGYNGSERFAKNNRFGFFPSAGVAYRISNEKFFNPLKKVITDLKFRATYGLVGNDQIGNINDRFFYLSNVNLNDGGFGASFGRNDGAGTYGRPGVSISRYANEGITWEQSRSMNLGMDMKLFYDLTLTVDVYKQWRSQILQAKSTVESAAGFSAIPSSNYGKAETQGIDVALNYQRSLNKNMWINVRGTFTYATSKVKVTDEIVFPSNIAYLSRANHSISQTWGLIAERLFIDQKEVANSPVQYGDIGLLAGDIKYKDVNGDGVINNDDMVPIGFPQQPEIIYGFGASFGYKRFDFSFYFQGAARSSFFINPWNIQPFYLNGGYQNNLLKVIADNHWSEDNQNPYAFWPRLSTWRVNSNNQTSTWWLRNGAFLRLKSVDMGYTLPDFKALRLKGTRVYFSATNLFILSGFKLWDVEMGGNGLNYPIQSVYSMGVQLNF, encoded by the coding sequence ATGAAAGAATTAGTAACCATTAAAGCCGGCAAGAGAGCCATCGCTTTATTAGCAATGTTGCTCTGCCTTTCTGTTACACTCTTTGCGCAGGATAATGAGATTACTGTAAAAGGTAATGTAAGTTCAGATTCTGCGGTGCTGCAAGGTGTAACTGTTCAGCTAAAAGCTGATGTCAAAAGAGCTACACAAACAGATGAGAAAGGAAATTTCTCCATCCGTGTTCCTGCAAAAGGAACCCTCGTTATTTCAAGTGTTGGTTTTGAAACGCAGGAAATTGCGATCAACGGTAAAACAACAATTAATGTAGTGTTGAAAAATGCAAGTGGCAATCTTGGCGATGTGGTCATTATTGGTTTTGGTGGTACACAGAAAAAAGCAAGTATGGTTAGTTCCATTACAACTGTGGATGTGAAAACATTAAAAGGACCAACAGGTAATCTTACCAATACACTTGCTGGCCGTATTCCGGGTGTTATCTCTTTTCAGCGAAGTGGTGAACCTGGCTTAGGTACTGATAACTCTGCATTTTACATCAGGGGGCTTTCAACATTCGGTACAGGTAAACAAGATCCACTCATCTTAATTGATGGTGTTGAATCTTCGCCTACCGATCTTGCACGTTTACAGCCCGATGATATTTCTGATTTCTCTGTGTTGAAAGATGCGGCTGCTGCTTCTGTATATGGGGCACGTGGTGCAAACGGCGTAGTGTTGGTTAACACACGCACAGGTAAGGAAGGTGTTGCAAAGTTTTCATTCCGTGCAGAAAATCGTGTGTCATCCAACACAAAGAATTTTAACATGGCTGATAATATTACGTATATGCAATTGGCAAACGAAGCAGCGCTTACACGTTCACCACTTGCGGTTCAGCCATATTCACAAAACAAAATTGAGCATACAAAAGCCGGAGATGATCCTTATCTCTATCCCAACAATAACTGGATCGAACAACTGATCAAAAAATATACAGTTAACCAAAGTTATAATCTCAACGTAAGTGGTGGAACCAACAGAACACGTTACTATGTTGCCGGCACTTACAATCAAGATAACGGCTTATTGAAACTTGACCCTATCAATAATTTCAACAGTAACATTAAACTGAAAAACTATTCGATCCGTTCAAATATCAATCTCAATCTTTCTGCAAATACGGAGTTAATCATTCGCATGTATGGCCAGTTTGATGATTATAACGGACCGATCGGTGGTGGTTCTGCCACATTCAACAATGCACTCTGGTCGAACCAGGTGATGTTTCCTGCAGTGTATCCGCAATCGAAACTACCATACATCACGCATCCATTATTTGGTTCTGCAAGAACAGTTGATGCAAATGGATTGACGTCTACATTATATGTAAATCCATATGCACAAATGGTGCGTGGGTATTCGGTTTATAAAACATCGAATCTGCAACCGCAGGTTGAGTTGAAACAAGATCTTGGTTTTGTTACACCAGGGTTAAGCTTCCGTACAATGGGTTATCTGAGAAGATATTCTTTTTATTCTGTTGACAGAAGTTATAATCCTTTCTATTATTCAGCGATTGTTGACCCAACAACGCAAGACTATAATCTTACAGTGTTAAACGATGGTAGTGCAACTTCTATCGGAACTGTTGGTACAGAATACTTAGGCTATGCAGAAGGTAATAAAGTAGTGGACTCACGTTTTTGGCTTGAAGGATCAGTTACATACAACCGTACATTTAAGAAGCATACAGTTGGCGGTAATGTAATTGCCGTGATCTCCAACTACGAAACCGGTAATGCAGGTAGTGTTACTGCATCGTTGCCGCAACGTAACCAAACACTTTCAGGACGTTTTACTTATGGATTTGATAACCGTTATCTTGCCGAATTCAACTTTGGTTATAATGGTTCTGAACGTTTTGCAAAGAACAATCGTTTTGGTTTCTTCCCGTCTGCAGGTGTTGCTTACCGTATTTCAAATGAGAAGTTTTTTAACCCACTGAAAAAGGTAATTACTGATCTTAAATTCCGTGCCACATATGGACTGGTGGGTAACGATCAGATTGGCAATATCAACGATCGTTTCTTTTACTTATCTAATGTAAACCTTAACGATGGAGGCTTTGGCGCATCATTTGGTCGTAACGATGGTGCAGGAACATACGGCCGTCCCGGTGTTTCTATTTCAAGATATGCCAATGAAGGAATCACCTGGGAACAATCACGTTCCATGAATCTTGGTATGGACATGAAGTTGTTTTATGATCTCACACTTACTGTTGATGTGTACAAACAATGGCGTTCACAGATCTTACAAGCGAAATCTACTGTAGAATCTGCTGCAGGTTTCTCTGCTATTCCTTCTTCTAACTATGGTAAAGCCGAAACACAGGGTATTGATGTTGCATTAAACTATCAACGTTCCTTGAATAAAAATATGTGGATCAATGTTAGAGGTACGTTTACTTATGCAACAAGCAAAGTGAAAGTAACAGATGAAATTGTTTTCCCATCTAATATAGCTTACCTCTCAAGAGCAAATCATTCTATCAGTCAAACATGGGGTTTGATTGCTGAGCGCTTGTTCATCGATCAGAAAGAAGTAGCCAACTCACCTGTTCAGTATGGTGATATTGGTTTACTGGCGGGTGATATTAAATACAAAGATGTAAATGGTGATGGCGTTATTAATAATGATGACATGGTGCCTATCGGTTTCCCGCAACAACCGGAAATTATTTATGGCTTTGGCGCATCGTTTGGTTATAAGCGTTTCGACTTTAGTTTTTATTTCCAGGGTGCAGCACGCAGTTCATTCTTTATTAATCCATGGAACATCCAGCCGTTCTATTTGAATGGTGGTTATCAAAACAACCTGTTGAAAGTAATTGCAGATAATCATTGGTCAGAAGACAATCAGAATCCTTACGCATTCTGGCCACGTCTCAGCACATGGAGAGTGAATTCAAATAATCAAACTTCTACATGGTGGTTACGTAATGGTGCTTTCTTACGCTTAAAAAGTGTAGACATGGGCTATACGTTACCTGATTTCAAAGCTTTGAGATTAAAAGGCACACGTGTTTATTTCTCTGCAACCAATCTCTTTATCCTCAGCGGCTTTAAGCTATGGGATGTGGAAATGGGTGGCAACGGATTAAATTATCCAATTCAATCTGTTTACAGCATGGGTGTGCAGCTGAACTTTTAA
- a CDS encoding RagB/SusD family nutrient uptake outer membrane protein: MNTRINYKVANKSLLFAVVLFVFTTTLNSCRKYLDVVPDNISTIDNAFKLRVEAEKFLFTCYSYLPKNGDGWYNAAMASADEIWLPQDDQTHWHAAFRIAQGQQNAADPYFNEWAGWRKGGTGNTRYDHQKIWNGIRNCNIFLENMADMTKVPDINPAERSRWIGEVLFLKAYYHYYMLRMYGPIPLIKENVAVEADPASSYVKRAPVDECVETIASWLDSSITLLPERIQNENTELGRITQPIALAVKAKLLVMAASPLFNGNPDFANFKDKDGVALFNPTPDPDKWEAARDAAKEAIDAAEANGFTLYYYKNDIHNLSTATKTQLNIRNAVTERWGPETVWGNSLMYFPNEALCMPPMTRGSNTNRFQLQGVWAPPIKIAKMFYTSNGVTIEEDKTFNFANYDQLRTATAAEKYYIEPGFATARLNFDREPRFYANLGFDGGIWYMKDGNATGSDNGTYYVKAKNVESAGFGHFTNWSETGYFVKKLVSWQSTTAGTAAPVWRSYPWPEIRLADLYLLYAEAENEVNPGSATAILYVDKIRERAGLKGVVESWTNFSSTPNKYASQAGLRSIIHRERTLELMFEGQRFWDLRRWKEAPDELNKDITGWSVQGKTDGTYYKEKFIFSQRFVAPRDYFWPIGNYDTRRNPYLVENPGW; this comes from the coding sequence ATGAATACAAGAATCAATTATAAAGTTGCAAACAAAAGCCTGCTCTTTGCAGTAGTGCTCTTCGTGTTTACAACTACGTTAAATTCCTGCCGCAAGTATCTTGATGTGGTGCCGGATAATATTTCTACCATCGACAATGCATTTAAACTGCGTGTTGAAGCAGAGAAATTTTTGTTCACCTGTTATTCTTATTTGCCAAAGAATGGCGATGGCTGGTACAATGCGGCAATGGCCTCGGCTGATGAGATATGGTTACCGCAGGATGATCAAACACATTGGCATGCCGCTTTCCGTATTGCGCAGGGCCAGCAAAATGCGGCTGATCCTTATTTTAATGAATGGGCAGGATGGAGAAAAGGTGGTACCGGCAATACACGTTACGATCACCAGAAAATATGGAACGGCATCCGTAACTGTAACATCTTTTTAGAGAATATGGCAGATATGACGAAGGTGCCTGATATTAATCCGGCAGAACGTTCACGCTGGATCGGTGAAGTATTGTTTTTGAAAGCGTACTATCACTATTACATGTTACGCATGTATGGTCCTATTCCACTCATTAAAGAAAATGTTGCAGTAGAAGCAGATCCTGCAAGTTCTTATGTAAAACGTGCACCTGTTGATGAGTGTGTAGAGACAATTGCTTCATGGCTCGACAGTTCAATTACATTATTACCTGAACGTATTCAAAATGAGAATACCGAGTTAGGAAGAATTACACAACCTATTGCATTAGCAGTAAAAGCAAAGTTGTTGGTAATGGCTGCAAGTCCGCTGTTTAATGGCAATCCTGATTTTGCAAATTTCAAAGACAAGGATGGAGTTGCTTTGTTCAATCCAACTCCTGATCCTGATAAATGGGAAGCAGCAAGAGATGCAGCAAAGGAGGCTATTGATGCGGCCGAAGCAAACGGGTTTACACTTTACTATTATAAGAATGATATTCATAATCTTAGTACAGCAACAAAGACACAATTAAACATCCGCAATGCAGTTACAGAGCGGTGGGGGCCTGAAACAGTGTGGGGCAATTCGCTGATGTATTTCCCGAATGAAGCATTATGTATGCCACCCATGACAAGGGGAAGCAATACAAACAGGTTTCAATTGCAGGGTGTATGGGCACCGCCAATAAAAATTGCAAAAATGTTTTACACGTCTAATGGTGTAACTATTGAAGAAGATAAAACATTCAACTTTGCAAACTATGATCAATTGCGTACAGCAACGGCTGCAGAGAAATATTACATTGAACCTGGTTTTGCTACTGCCCGGTTGAACTTCGACAGAGAACCACGTTTCTATGCCAACTTAGGTTTTGATGGTGGTATCTGGTATATGAAAGATGGAAATGCAACAGGAAGTGATAACGGTACTTATTATGTAAAAGCAAAAAATGTTGAAAGCGCAGGCTTCGGTCATTTTACGAACTGGAGTGAAACAGGTTACTTCGTTAAGAAACTTGTTAGCTGGCAATCTACAACAGCAGGTACTGCAGCACCGGTATGGCGTTCATATCCCTGGCCTGAAATAAGACTTGCTGATCTGTACCTCCTTTATGCAGAGGCAGAAAATGAAGTTAATCCGGGATCGGCTACAGCAATTTTATATGTTGATAAAATACGTGAACGTGCCGGATTGAAAGGTGTTGTTGAATCATGGACGAACTTCTCAAGTACACCAAACAAATATGCCTCACAAGCAGGTTTGCGTTCCATCATTCATCGTGAACGTACTTTAGAATTGATGTTTGAAGGTCAACGTTTCTGGGATCTGCGTCGTTGGAAAGAAGCGCCTGATGAATTGAACAAAGACATTACCGGCTGGAGCGTGCAGGGTAAAACAGACGGTACTTACTACAAAGAGAAATTTATTTTCAGTCAACGTTTTGTTGCACCACGTGATTATTTCTGGCCTATCGGAAATTATGATACACGTCGTAACCCATACCTGGTAGAAAACCCGGGCTGGTAA